CGCCGCCGCCGTCTTCGCATGCGCGATGCGAGTCGAGAGTCAGGATCCATTAGCCGGACTGGCGCTTGTGGATCGTGTGCTCACCGAGGATAAGTGCGATCCCATCGATCACGACTGGCTGCTTCTGCACAAATCGCGGTGCCTCGTCGAACTCGGCGAGTTGGAGGAGGCTCGGCGACTCGCCTTCGAAGTCCAGCGTCTGCGGACGATCGCTCCCCAGGATCCCACCGCCATGGCAATTGCCGGCTCTGGAGCCGACATCATCTTCACCGCAGGCAAATGGAGTAGCGATCTGTCTCAAGTGATCACAGGCCGAGACACGCTCGCAGCATGGTGGCGAGGTCAAGAAGTTGCATGGGGCCTTCAAAACCACTTCGACGATCACTTCAATGCATGGGCGCAGGGGTCAACTCCGACTGGCGATGCCGGTGATGACACCTGGCTGAAGCTGCGGACTGCGTCCTTGCTCGCCAGCACGGCAGCTGATCATTCTTCGTGGCGACATACGTCGGGTCTCCGCGCACAACATATCCTTACTTTCACCGCGGGGGATCAGGACGACATCATCGGTGCCCTGACCCTTTTGCGCCGTGTCGGCGATAGCAAGACCCTGAAGAAGGCCTGCCATCGGTTGCTGCAATCTGGACCTGCCGCTGCCGTCCGGGCGGCCGCATCCCTCGTCAATCTCGAAGCCGCCTCGACAACGTCGATCCGTGCCGATCTCCAGTTGATTGCCGACGCCGCTGACGTCCTCGAAACCGAAACAGCCGATGTCCACGCCCGGTGGATCCTGTCGACGCTGGCCGACGTAGCTAAATTCAAGATGCGGTTCAAGCCCAACTTCTACGCGACAAACATGTTGCTGGAGACGCTTAGGGTCCTCGTGCAGGTGGTCTCGCCCACCGTGCGGCGAGAGCTAATTGACACCGTTCTGGCTCTCCCACCACAAACCAACAAGAGCACAGCACACGACTGGGCAAATGTGGTGGCACAAATCCCGGACGATGCATGGACCGACGACGACAGACGCGCAATATTCGAACGCCGCAGTTCAGTGGACGTCGACTCAGCGGAACATCCAGACGCCCCGGAAAATCCAGATGTCCCTGATTCTCGAGACGCCCCGGACCTTCGAAATGTATTCGATAGGGTCCTCGCAGATAGGGACCAGCAAAACCGCGAAGCGCTAGAAGCTCGTATCCGAGAAGGAGACTTGGGAGCGCTACGCGCCTTTGGCGACATCCGTGATCTGGACCAGACCACCGTACAAAAGCTGCTGGAAAACCTTTCTGCTCAACTCGATCAGCAGATCGAGGAACTCCAAGGCCTTGAGAGCCCTGGGCATGAAGACTTCTTCGCGACGAGCACCGACCACGAAGGTTACGTCGCAGGGACACTGGTCATGATCAATGCGTGGCACCCGTCGGCCGCTTGTTGGGCGCCTATCGTCCGGCTCCTCTCGCTCGATTGCCCATTCGCTGACCACCTCCGAAATCCTCTGAAAAAGCTGCGCCAAGTCAGTAGACGCCTTCCCCCCGAAATTGCAGATACACTCATCGAGCCGCTTCGACTGCTGATGCTGAACGGTGTTCGCAACCAGTACTTCTTCGGCATCGAGGATGTCCGCGGCGAAGCTGCGGCCGCCCTGGTGGCGATCCGACCCAGTGCAATTTCTGATCAAGAGCTTTGGGATCTGATGACCGCGGACACTAGCGAACAACGTCAAGCCGCCGTACGCCTTATCGCTGCCCGAGGGGTCAGCCAAGGGTGCGACACGCTCTGGGCGATGTCCAGAGACAGTGATCCGTGGGTGCGGGCTGCGATCGCCAATCAGGTCGCCGTCGCCGCGTCTCAGGCCGATACAGACGACCGCTTCTTGCCTCTCCTGATGCGTCTACTGTCGAGTGAAGGAACTCTGGTGGCGCGCCTGGTCGCTGTCGACCTCAAAAGACTTGCAAGGTCGGATAATGCGGACAAGCTTGCCGAAGTCCTCCGTGACAATATCTCCAGTGAAGTGCGCCGTGCGGTGGCTTCCTACGACAGAGCGATCACAGCCTAATGGGTACGACGACCGCCGACCGTTTAGCGTTCGTTCCCCTCAAGCTCGATCGTGCCGCCTCGGTTCCGCCGCCCGATACGCAGGAATCAACTTCGACTGCAGTGGCGAACGGCGTCTTTTGCTGGGCCTGGGTGCATCCAGCCCAGCAAAAGTCGTCGTGCCTCGTACGCGTCTGCCAGTGACCGCGATTTAGGGCCCCTCCCGAATGGGATTTCGACTCACGATTCTGCCCCACAGGCGCACTAACCGACTCCGGGATGCGCCCCACAGTCGCCGGATCCTGCGGGGGTGTTGGTCGGGGTCGAGATCTCGTCGTCCCTGTTGTTGAAAGTCGCGGAGGAAGGTCTCCAGGGTGGGGATAAGCCCGCCGAGCTCTGCCACCAATGTGGGGCTATCTCGCACCATTGCCTCGCACACGCCAGTTCCTGGATATTCACTCTCACCGGGTCCAGTCGGTGGGAAGTGCCTATGCTGGAACGGGTCCAGGTGGTCGTTCTTGAACTCATTGAACTTGTTGATTGGGTCATCGAGAATCGGGAGCATTTCCGGACTTCCGACCAGGTAGATCAACGTCATCGCCTGACCGGCAAATCCCACCTTCACGTCGATGTCTGAGATCCTTGAGTGGACGTCCTCGCGATCCGGCTGAGGCTTCAACAACGCCGTTTTGAGTCGAAGAAGTGCTTGTACAACGTCATTCAGTACGTGAAGACCGTTTGCATATGCCTCCTGTCGACTTTCGCGCAGGAACTGCTTTGCGTCGGCGCTCTCCTTGCGTTTGTTGACGCTGTGCGCCGTCCATGCAGACAAGACGGCTGCCAGAATTGCGGCATACGCTGCAACAGTCGCTGAATCCATCGGTTCCACCGATCCCCGTTCTGTCACTCTGCTGGCGTGTATGTCCAGTGTCTTCGAGTGAGCGGTCCCGGCACAGAGTATTGAGCTACTCGCAATGAGCTGTCCGAGCAGAACGAGATCTGCGGGGGATCTTCGCACTGGCTCAGACAGGCGTTCTCTGCCAAGTTTCAGCCCGACACCTGGATGGGTTTGCGAATCGATACGTAGGAACTGTCAGGTAAGGCAAGATCGCCGAACTCATCGGTGTCGCTGCGCCAGGTCAGTGACAGCAATGAGTCTTCGATGATGTCCGGTTCGGGATCGGTGTCTACGACGACCCACTCGTCAATGTCCTCCATCAGCAACAGGTCCCCGAGTGCTACATCGGCAGCGCGAACATCGCGGACCGGCCCGTACTGGTCCTCGTAGGTGTCGGGTGAATCGTCCGGTATGTCGAAGACCTCGGCTCCGCCGTCCGCCGGTATCTCTGGTTCGGTTGCTGCTGCTGGTTCTTTGACCAGGGCTAGTCGAGCGCGTGAGGACTCCCCTCGCGCAGCGGAGGATTCACCGAGTTGTGGAGCAGAGAGCTGATCGAGGAACGAGGCGGCATCGGTGGCACCGGCGGCCGTCGGGGTGCGGTAGTCGTCGAGCTCTACCGCCGCTTCGTTGGTGGGCTCGGCGCGGCCCCCGAGTAGCCCGAGGAGCGCAGTCGGTGACGCGAGACGACGATCGGTTTCGTGGGTCATCTTCGCTCTTCTGAGTACCGGATCGAGGTCGGGTCGGTCGCTGGCCAGTACCCATTCGGCTTCGATGTAGTCGAAGTATGTCAGGGGCGCCGGTTCTGACGTGTCGTCGGTGGCGTCGATGTCCGGAAGTTCGTCCGGTGGGACGATCAGCAATCGTGGATGGCGTGTTATCGGGGGGCGGAGGGTGTCGAGCAGATCGGACTCGAAGGTGCCGGCGTGCGTCTTGCGTGGGTCGGGTACGCGGTAGCACTGGATCTCGATGGGCTGATAGTTGTCGGTGACGGTGGTGCCGCGGCCGCGGCACTTGCGGGGCACGCTGGTACCGATCGTCGGTGATTGCCACATCATGAGCGCCCCTTGTGGTGAGAGCCGGCCCATGGAGATGCGCATGGCGAAGTTGTCACGCATGTCGCCGAGGAAGTACTGCGCGTCGGGACGCTGAGTTCCGAAGACTAGATGCACTCGCGAGGTTCGGGCCTTGCGTGCCATCGACGCGAGCATGCTGAGCACCGGTGGCTGTCGGGCGCCGCCTTTCGGTTTGGCCCTGGAGTACCAATCTTCGACGTTGCCGCGGAACTCCGCCCATTCGTCGAGAAAGACGAGTACTGGTTCGAAGTCCGCTTCTGTCGCCTCGCCGGTAACGATCTTCTGGTATCGGAACTCCATGAGATCGCGGGCGCGGTGGACCAACGCCACTTGCTGCTCGATGGTTGTAGCGACGACTTGTACGTTGGGCCAGTCCTGGAATCCCAGGAATTCGACGTACTTGCCGTCGAGGACCCAGATCGGCCATCCACGTCGCGAGAAGTTGACCAACAGATTGTGTGCGGTCACGGTCTTACCGCTTCCGGGTGGGCCGATCAGCATCAGGTTCGGGTCGATCGCCGGCCGCCACACAACCTCGTTGCCGTCTTCGTCGATTCCGTAGGGAATTTCCACCGAGTCGTAACTGGCCAGGAGATCGGCACCGGGGTCGAGGTCCGGTGCCGGCAACCAGACGC
This genomic window from Rhodococcus oxybenzonivorans contains:
- a CDS encoding DUF4365 domain-containing protein is translated as MGRRGSETEQTGNIGETAVTLEFQQLQWHVAPNPAGEVGTDLLLQARDARRFDLGAIVGAQVKSGPSFFDTPESDDAGDVVGWWFRDPNGEYLKYWRDHTVPHIVVLHDASEKKSYWVHVTAERIKSTGKGAKILVPKASVVDAEHADELFKVATVGRVGPRWEGSAWDEGGSILSPDQLRYALLTPRLIAPHPNRPVDELRPDQAIALLVKMRLHELDPTPLHKKKGAVPDLAECRTSKAWRWQFYAALHDVLIEEKGREALEALIETASKPHESAAAAVFACAMRVESQDPLAGLALVDRVLTEDKCDPIDHDWLLLHKSRCLVELGELEEARRLAFEVQRLRTIAPQDPTAMAIAGSGADIIFTAGKWSSDLSQVITGRDTLAAWWRGQEVAWGLQNHFDDHFNAWAQGSTPTGDAGDDTWLKLRTASLLASTAADHSSWRHTSGLRAQHILTFTAGDQDDIIGALTLLRRVGDSKTLKKACHRLLQSGPAAAVRAAASLVNLEAASTTSIRADLQLIADAADVLETETADVHARWILSTLADVAKFKMRFKPNFYATNMLLETLRVLVQVVSPTVRRELIDTVLALPPQTNKSTAHDWANVVAQIPDDAWTDDDRRAIFERRSSVDVDSAEHPDAPENPDVPDSRDAPDLRNVFDRVLADRDQQNREALEARIREGDLGALRAFGDIRDLDQTTVQKLLENLSAQLDQQIEELQGLESPGHEDFFATSTDHEGYVAGTLVMINAWHPSAACWAPIVRLLSLDCPFADHLRNPLKKLRQVSRRLPPEIADTLIEPLRLLMLNGVRNQYFFGIEDVRGEAAAALVAIRPSAISDQELWDLMTADTSEQRQAAVRLIAARGVSQGCDTLWAMSRDSDPWVRAAIANQVAVAASQADTDDRFLPLLMRLLSSEGTLVARLVAVDLKRLARSDNADKLAEVLRDNISSEVRRAVASYDRAITA
- a CDS encoding FtsK/SpoIIIE domain-containing protein, which encodes MTTTPPQQSGARFARSPRISSLPPRPHTWLRDSFCLGTTAVGASAAAPLFGYSALAMPAAAGLSIAAVYAGVAGKRKQLRDVDIDEVIDRLCPIVGLPEATRAVLSTSKWSRGWPGLPGKLTVHYDSTQALNDETWLADICGVFEDQGWGFFELDKHDPARRRLIFTPAAEPEREVSDSDQVVRAKRIIAQLLGPTATVTAIDVAAETGEVTSMEVRHELGPKLESDGYRTRVERGMSATLPGRWRARWNLETDWVRFEQRTAFPDSVWLPAPDLDPGADLLASYDSVEIPYGIDEDGNEVVWRPAIDPNLMLIGPPGSGKTVTAHNLLVNFSRRGWPIWVLDGKYVEFLGFQDWPNVQVVATTIEQQVALVHRARDLMEFRYQKIVTGEATEADFEPVLVFLDEWAEFRGNVEDWYSRAKPKGGARQPPVLSMLASMARKARTSRVHLVFGTQRPDAQYFLGDMRDNFAMRISMGRLSPQGALMMWQSPTIGTSVPRKCRGRGTTVTDNYQPIEIQCYRVPDPRKTHAGTFESDLLDTLRPPITRHPRLLIVPPDELPDIDATDDTSEPAPLTYFDYIEAEWVLASDRPDLDPVLRRAKMTHETDRRLASPTALLGLLGGRAEPTNEAAVELDDYRTPTAAGATDAASFLDQLSAPQLGESSAARGESSRARLALVKEPAAATEPEIPADGGAEVFDIPDDSPDTYEDQYGPVRDVRAADVALGDLLLMEDIDEWVVVDTDPEPDIIEDSLLSLTWRSDTDEFGDLALPDSSYVSIRKPIQVSG